Proteins encoded in a region of the Cetobacterium ceti genome:
- the hprK gene encoding HPr(Ser) kinase/phosphatase has translation MREAYEVRKSIEVIDLEKNLDLKFLNNRGRDNKINCLNIYRIGYELIGFFCQEGEELNSYIHVMGKKETIFLEKMDKERRKELLEKYFSYHFPALILTHDSFVIKEILEVAEKYNKPILLSKMRTTELIRDLKFYLQRALAVTTVMNDHILLDVYGIGILITGDEEAKLGATIELLERGHKFITDINLVIKRVADKELIGMNSSNKTSPDEHFYLINKDGNDIDVTTHFGIKSTRKKKNINLLVVLEKWDEKKFYDRLGLDENYEEILGHKIPKVILPVRKGRNLAIIIETAAINYRLKKIGVNSAEYFWKESKKMIAENKRRKEEGNTLENKKLLSVEKVQKEFSLDILNGEELLEEKYIFSTGIHRPSLALSGYFEMYDEDNYNGIQVFSDVEFRFLESLKEEKRIKNLKTYLDYEFPCIILSENVEVPEYFLNIIKDKKIILLRSKYRKTSQIVASLNAYLETYFAPAIAVHGVFVEMYGFGVLLTGKSGIGKSETALELIHRGHRLIADDMVKFVKNVTGDVVGKAAKLPYFMEIRGLGIIDIKTLYGLGAVRISKRLDAIIELQEQKSENYLTSVNYMSSTTEILGNDIYKAILYISSGRNAAAMVEIAVMNLMGKRLGYDASEAYLKGRKLLTEKERKELDEI, from the coding sequence TTGAGAGAAGCTTATGAGGTTAGAAAAAGTATTGAAGTTATAGATTTGGAAAAAAATTTAGATTTAAAATTTTTAAATAACAGGGGAAGAGATAACAAAATAAATTGTTTAAACATTTATAGAATTGGATACGAACTTATTGGTTTTTTTTGCCAAGAGGGAGAAGAATTAAATAGCTATATTCATGTAATGGGAAAAAAGGAAACAATATTTCTTGAAAAAATGGATAAAGAAAGAAGAAAAGAACTTCTTGAAAAATATTTTTCATATCATTTTCCTGCTCTAATTTTAACCCATGATTCATTTGTTATAAAAGAAATTTTAGAGGTTGCAGAGAAATATAATAAACCAATATTACTATCTAAAATGAGAACAACAGAACTAATTAGAGATTTAAAATTCTACCTTCAACGAGCTTTAGCGGTTACAACAGTTATGAATGATCATATTCTACTAGATGTATATGGAATAGGAATATTAATAACAGGAGATGAGGAAGCAAAACTAGGAGCTACCATAGAGCTTTTAGAAAGGGGACATAAATTTATAACAGATATTAACCTAGTTATAAAAAGAGTTGCAGATAAGGAACTTATAGGAATGAATAGTTCAAATAAAACATCTCCAGACGAACATTTTTATCTTATTAATAAGGATGGAAATGATATAGATGTAACAACTCATTTTGGAATAAAAAGTACTAGGAAAAAGAAAAATATAAATTTATTAGTTGTTCTTGAAAAATGGGATGAAAAAAAGTTTTATGATAGATTAGGTTTAGATGAAAATTATGAAGAGATTTTAGGACATAAAATTCCAAAGGTAATTCTTCCTGTGAGAAAGGGAAGAAATTTAGCTATAATAATAGAGACAGCTGCTATAAATTATAGATTGAAAAAAATAGGAGTTAATTCGGCGGAATACTTTTGGAAAGAATCTAAAAAAATGATTGCAGAAAATAAGAGAAGAAAAGAGGAGGGGAATACCTTGGAAAATAAAAAACTTCTTTCAGTTGAGAAAGTTCAAAAAGAATTTTCTTTGGATATTTTAAATGGAGAGGAATTATTAGAGGAAAAATATATATTTTCCACAGGGATACATAGACCTTCTTTAGCTCTTTCTGGTTATTTTGAAATGTATGATGAGGATAATTATAATGGTATACAGGTTTTTTCTGATGTGGAGTTTAGATTTTTAGAAAGTTTAAAGGAAGAGAAGAGAATAAAGAATCTAAAGACATATTTAGATTATGAATTTCCATGTATAATTTTATCTGAAAATGTTGAAGTTCCAGAATATTTTTTAAATATAATAAAAGATAAAAAAATAATTCTATTAAGAAGTAAATATAGAAAAACAAGTCAAATAGTAGCAAGTTTAAATGCTTATTTAGAAACTTATTTTGCTCCAGCGATAGCCGTACATGGAGTATTTGTAGAGATGTATGGATTTGGAGTTCTTTTAACTGGTAAAAGTGGAATAGGGAAAAGTGAAACAGCTTTAGAATTAATTCATAGGGGTCATAGATTAATTGCAGATGATATGGTTAAATTTGTAAAAAATGTTACGGGAGATGTAGTTGGAAAAGCAGCTAAACTACCATACTTTATGGAAATAAGAGGACTTGGAATTATAGATATAAAAACTCTTTATGGATTAGGAGCTGTTAGAATAAGTAAAAGATTAGATGCAATAATTGAATTACAAGAGCAAAAATCGGAGAATTATTTAACATCTGTTAATTATATGAGTAGTACAACAGAAATATTAGGAAATGATATTTATAAGGCAATACTTTATATATCTTCTGGAAGAAATGCGGCAGCTATGGTAGAAATTGCTGTGATGAATTTAATGGGAAAAAGATTGGGATATGATGCTTCAGAGGCATATTTAAAAGGAAGAAAACTTTTAACTGAAAAGGAAAGAAAAGAGTTAGACGAAATTTAA
- the folB gene encoding dihydroneopterin aldolase, which translates to MDKILLKGMKFYGYHGVLPAENQLGQNFYIDLEMAVDFREAAKTDNIEKSVSYAEVYEIVKEIVETKIFKLIEALGEEIAKELLTKTSIKKIRVRVRKPEAPIPGNFEYAGIEIERVKEEYVK; encoded by the coding sequence ATGGATAAAATTTTATTAAAGGGTATGAAATTTTATGGTTATCATGGAGTTTTACCAGCAGAAAATCAATTGGGACAAAATTTTTATATAGATTTAGAAATGGCAGTGGATTTTAGAGAAGCAGCGAAAACAGATAATATTGAAAAAAGTGTGAGCTATGCAGAAGTCTATGAGATTGTAAAAGAGATTGTAGAAACTAAAATTTTTAAATTGATAGAAGCTTTAGGTGAAGAAATAGCTAAGGAACTATTAACAAAAACATCTATAAAAAAAATTAGAGTTAGAGTAAGAAAACCAGAGGCTCCTATTCCTGGCAATTTTGAATATGCAGGAATAGAAATAGAAAGGGTAAAAGAGGAGTATGTTAAATAA
- the folK gene encoding 2-amino-4-hydroxy-6-hydroxymethyldihydropteridine diphosphokinase — MLNKKVDVYLSLGSNMKNRVYYLLKAILEIDSLEYTQVKKISNFYETEPWGFKEQENFNNIAIKIETSLLPLKLLKYLLNIEKKLDRVRKIKWGPRTIDIDIIFYDNLEINIEELILPHPRFYRRNFVLKPLLDINENINLRKFLKVDCGKIEKITPKVGISGCLLGKNVKYNGKNNWNKVVELLKERVNFIDICPEVLGGLSIPRIPSEIRDEKVINKIGEDVTKYFLKGGEKALNILKKENIKTVILKSKSPSCGYGKIYDGTFSKVLKDGNGISSNMFQKEDIDIVSL, encoded by the coding sequence ATGTTAAATAAAAAAGTAGATGTATATTTAAGTTTAGGTTCTAATATGAAAAATAGAGTGTATTACCTATTAAAAGCTATATTAGAAATAGATAGTTTGGAATATACACAGGTAAAAAAAATCTCAAATTTTTATGAAACTGAACCTTGGGGATTTAAGGAACAGGAAAATTTCAATAATATTGCTATAAAAATTGAAACTAGTTTATTACCATTGAAACTTTTGAAATATTTATTGAATATAGAGAAAAAATTAGATAGAGTAAGAAAAATAAAATGGGGTCCTAGAACTATAGATATAGATATTATATTTTATGATAACTTAGAGATAAATATAGAGGAATTAATTTTACCTCATCCAAGATTTTATAGAAGAAATTTTGTTTTAAAACCTCTTTTAGATATTAATGAAAATATAAATTTAAGAAAATTTTTAAAAGTAGATTGTGGTAAAATAGAAAAGATAACTCCTAAGGTGGGAATCAGTGGATGTCTTTTAGGAAAAAATGTAAAATATAATGGTAAAAATAATTGGAATAAAGTAGTTGAACTTTTAAAAGAAAGGGTAAACTTTATAGATATTTGTCCTGAAGTTTTAGGAGGATTATCTATTCCAAGAATACCTAGTGAAATTAGAGATGAAAAAGTTATAAATAAAATAGGGGAAGATGTTACAAAATACTTCTTAAAAGGTGGAGAAAAAGCTTTAAATATATTGAAAAAAGAGAATATAAAAACAGTAATTTTAAAAAGTAAAAGTCCATCTTGTGGATATGGTAAAATATATGATGGAACTTTTTCTAAAGTTTTAAAAGACGGAAATGGAATAAGTAGTAATATGTTTCAAAAAGAGGATATTGATATAGTGTCTCTATAG
- a CDS encoding YitT family protein — MLDYIFIYIGTLIAAMGINLFLVPAKLAPGGVTGISIIVNSFTGISLGNLMFIINIPIFLVGLKVFGKAYGLKTLLGITFLSFNIDIIKYIIPNYQSLVDFTKGGNLFLAPIYGGLFMGIGLGTVMKSGGTTGGSDIVAGILNKYFRIPMGQAFIMIDFCVISTAAYIFGIEKALYALINLYTTGVVINKVIEGKGGAKMAYIVTSKYEEVKNIIIRDLNKTGNLFRAEALYTGNERKIIMTVLRNREVFLLKELISGVDKEAFVIISDAHEVMGRGYTFEVEPGGKKKNG; from the coding sequence ATGTTGGATTATATTTTTATCTATATTGGAACTTTAATTGCTGCAATGGGAATAAATTTATTTTTAGTACCCGCTAAATTAGCTCCAGGGGGAGTAACAGGAATATCTATTATAGTTAATTCCTTTACTGGAATTTCTTTGGGAAATTTGATGTTTATAATTAATATACCAATATTTTTAGTGGGATTAAAGGTTTTTGGAAAAGCTTATGGATTAAAAACATTATTAGGAATAACATTTTTATCTTTTAATATAGATATTATAAAATATATAATTCCAAATTATCAGAGCTTAGTAGATTTTACAAAGGGTGGAAATTTATTTTTAGCTCCCATATATGGTGGACTTTTTATGGGAATAGGTTTAGGAACAGTTATGAAAAGTGGAGGAACAACAGGAGGAAGTGATATTGTTGCAGGAATTTTAAATAAATATTTTAGAATTCCTATGGGCCAAGCTTTTATTATGATAGATTTTTGTGTAATAAGTACAGCAGCCTATATATTTGGAATTGAAAAGGCTTTATACGCTCTTATAAATTTATATACTACAGGGGTAGTTATAAATAAAGTTATAGAAGGTAAAGGTGGAGCGAAAATGGCCTATATAGTTACTTCGAAATATGAAGAAGTAAAAAATATAATTATAAGAGACTTAAATAAGACTGGAAATTTATTTAGGGCAGAGGCCTTATATACAGGAAATGAAAGAAAAATAATAATGACAGTGCTTAGAAATAGAGAGGTATTCCTTTTAAAAGAATTGATATCAGGAGTAGATAAGGAAGCTTTTGTTATAATTTCCGATGCTCATGAAGTAATGGGAAGGGGATATACTTTTGAAGTAGAGCCAGGAGGAAAGAAAAAAAATGGATAA